In Pseudomonas sp. FP1742, the DNA window TCTCTGGTATGACAGCGATGCGCTGCTGGCTTATCAAACCAACAAACTGATTGTAGAAGCCGCCAAGGCGCATGCCCTGATGCAGGTCGCAGACAAAAGTATCTCCGAAGATGAGCTGGCGACCCTGTATGAGGAACGCGCCATTGTTCTGAAGCAACAGATGTACGCACACATCAATGCGGCAGTGGCAAACGGTGAATCAGCCGACGAGGCACGGATGGACCTGCTGACCCGGGCCTACGGCCAGGATGCGGCGCAGCTGCAAGCGTTGAAGGAAAGCAATCACCGCAGTGTGCAGGACATGAACGGTTTCCAATTGCGCGATCTTGATGCGGCCGAGGTGCCGTTGCAATTACAGGGCATCTACGAACAGGAAATGCGATTGCGCGGCAATCTGGCGGCGGCGTCCGATGTGGTGCGTGTTGAAGTTCTGTTTGGCGAAGGTGGCATCTATGCCGATGTGGATAACCTGCCGCCGTTATCGAGAACGCTGGGCGGAGTCGATCTCCACGGTTTGGGTTCCGATGCGCATTTGGGGATTTTGCAGTTATTGCTCAATGACAATCCCGAATGGATGCCTGGGCGTCGGGCATCCTCCAGTTACATCGAGACAATTCCCCCTGAGCATTTGCCGGCACTGGAGGCTTTTGTAAAAAGCCGGCCGGGCCTGAGTGAGGTATTTCAGCCACCGGCGGATCGGTTGGCCCGACCCTTTATGCTGCGAGCGGCGTCGGAAGGCAGTTCGATAACGAATGCATTTCTGATGGCGCATCCCCGCTCGACGATTCTGCAAACCGTGCTCGAGCGTTTCCGGTTCAACTATGAGGTGATTGAGGCTTCGAACCGGTTGGCCGCCCGACGAGGCATTGCTTTGAGCGATGTTGATGCCATGGCGCCGCTGGTGCAGGAAGTGGTGGAAGGAACGTATGGGCCGCTGATTGAGCTGTCGATGGAAGAGGAAATATTTGCAGGGTTTCTGATCGATGCCATTGCGACCTACTTTCGCGACGGCATTCGGCTTCAGAGCGAAGGGACTATTTATCTGACCGGCCCTGGAGCCGTGCGTGATGGCATGGCCGATTACGCAAGAGCCCACTTTACCCCCTCGGTGGCTGAGACCGTGCGCAAGGAGGCCGCCATCGCGCGCTACGCGTCGGTCAACCGCGCCACCGAAGAAGAACTGGACCATTCCTGGAAGGACAATGAAACCGACCCTGATAAATGGGTCGGTAATGAGCAGAAACGCTGGCAGGAAGGCCAATACAAGACCCGTTACAGCGGCGATATCGGGCAATTACTCAAAGGCCCGACGATTGAGTTCGAGCAGGGCTGGCCGGTGATCGAAGAGCGGCCGGTGCTGCTGACCCACGTGCTGGAGCGTCTGGTCGAAGGGCTGGGCGAGCCGTTCATGGCGGCGATGAGTCGGGGGCACACTGGCGCTATCCGCTTCGAGGTTCCACTGCCGCTGAGTTTTGATGATCGCCAGGCAATCCGTAATCAGCCCCTCGAATCGCAAGCCCCTGCTTTCCTGAGCCAAGGGCAAAACCGCAACCTGGGTGTCGACGAGGTGCTGAGCGACATCGCCAATGGCTCCCGTCACTTCGTCGAGACGACCCCCTTGCAGAGGCTGGCGCTGGGGGTGTTGTTGGGGATGGACTCACTGCATAACCAACGCTTTGTAGAGTTCACCGGTGAGCTGGACAATCTGGCCAACAGCATGGTCGGGCAAGGCGCTTCAGGCCGTTACGCCGTCATTGAGCGGCAACTGTACAAGCGCGAGGCCCCGGGGTTCATGGTCGGTCTGATCAGCGATTCAGAACCGGCGCCGAGGACGGCCGGCAGCGCGCTTGAACTGAAAAAGGCTGCATTGACACAGGCGCAGACGACGGGCCAGTGGGGTCGCCATGTGGCGCAAATCCAGCAAGTGGCCACCCTTGAACATCGCATGCAGATCGTCGAGAAGGTGGGGCAGATACTCGACGAGATCGAAGCCAGCAGCATCAAACTGGTTCCCCAGGATCTGCTGCTGCGCAGCGGTGGCGAGGCGGTTGGCGGCCGGTGCTACCCGTTGGCCCTGGTGATGAGCGCGGCACTGCTGCAGGACGACGTGGCCTCTCGACAGTTGCGTGAGCGTTTCTATCTGTCCGCCATCGATCCCGACCAAGCTGATTCGGCAACCTTCCTTCAATCGCTCGAAGAGCTGCGGGATGTGCAATTGAACGATGTAGGGGCACCGCTTGACCGCGCGGATCTGGATCAGGTCACTGCCGCTCTCGAGCAACATGAAGGCAGCCGCACGCTGATGCTTAACTCCGACAATCATTCGATGCTGGTGGCCAAGACCGTAGAGGGCGATCACACCACTTATCATTTTTACGACCCCAACTTTGCGTTGTTCGAATTCGAGCAACCGGCCATGTTCAAGCGGGCACTGGAATACTTTTTTCTGAAGCAAGGCATGGCGCGGCATTACGCAGCCTATGGCTCGCAAGCCCGGCCGGAGTTTGACCTGATTGACCTGCATGGGGAAAAAGTGTCTGTCTTGAGGCTGTCTGCCGGATTTGCCGTGGAGCAGCTACTGAAGTCCGAACCGTTGCCGGGAGCACCGCTGCGTCCGGTTCGTCAGCGCCTGAACAGTGCCCGTGGGCAATCGCTGGTCGACAATTGGCACCTGGGCAGCAGTTTGCTGGAGCTCGATAGCCACTGGTGGGGACAGCAGATCGCACACGCCAGCGTCGGTTTGCAGGACTTGCATGCGTCGGTAACGCCGCTGGTGCCGTTGTTCGAAACACTGGAAATTACCCCCGAGGGCAAATATCGGCTGAGTCTGATCAATCCGTCAGACCCGGAACACGAGGTTCAGGTGATCAGCGGCGATCACCGTCTGTTGCGGATCAAGAATTGGCTGTCGGAACAGTTTTCGACCCTGGCGCGTAAACCGGTCGAGACGGGCGGCGTCGTGGATCCGACCGAAGTCGGCAGTGTTCACACCCTCAACGCAGGGTTCGCCATTCAGGCGTTGATGAACGCGTTGCGTGGACGGGAAGGGGAGGGCCGGACACTGACTACCGCCGTGCGCCTGCACGCTTACGTCAACTATGCCCAGTTGGCGCATGGCACCGTCGTGGATGTGGTTGGCCTGGTGCAGTTGGTTCGCACCGCGCTGAGAGAAGAGAAAATCATCGCCCGTACTTGCGCTCCGGTCGTCGGCGAAGCTTTGGGGCACGCAGCCGGTGAAGGTGTCGGCGCCGTATTGGGGCTGGCCAATGTCGGCTTTGATATTTATCAGTTGTCGACGGCGCAAAACGAAGTCGAGAAGGCCCAGTTCGGTACTCAATTGACATTCGATACCGCCAGCCTGGCGCTCACGGCAGGCGGTATCGGTGCAGGATTGGCCGGCGCATCGACCGCCGCTGCGGTGCTCGGTGGCGCCGGGGTGATTCTTGGTGGCCTGGCCATTGGTGTTGCTGCACTCGCCCAAGGGTTTGCCAGCATCTTGCGAGACGCCGAGGAGGTCGGCAAGTTCTTCGACGACATGGATCGGGGTTATCGCTCGCACGGTTACCGGTTCGATCACACCGTTGGCGCCTGGGTCGTGCGGCCTTCGCTGATCGTCCAGCGCATAGATCTGGGTGCTGGCAAGTTGCTGCTCGACAGCCCGAAGCTGTTTCCACTGCACGACCACTTTGGAGTGCCGGGTTTCGATGTTGATTACACGCGGGCGATCAATATCCGCCAGGAATTGAACCTGCCCGGTCAAAAAGAATTTGCACCGCCCACAGGGCAAACCATTGTGCTGCCATGCACACCGCAAACCTTTTACGGCTATGAGTACAAGGCGCTGCCTTTTGCCTTCGCATTTCACGACCCCGGTTTTGACACGGCCCGGCGCCTTGAAAAAAAGCAAGCGGATGGTCGGTGGCTATTTCTGTTTACGTTCTATTCCTTTCCGTCGCATTACATCCTCCATCGCCTGAATCCGGTGTATCGCGAAACAGTCATCGAGGTGCAACTGGATGGGGTGGATCGTTCACTGGTGGTCCCCGTTTTGCCGGATGCCTGGCACGACAAGCTGTCGTATGAGCTGACAGGCGCGGGGGGGAGCTGTTCATTGATGCTCAATCCCGGTGCAAGTATCAGTCTTGTCTCTCCAAGCCTGAAGCAATGCCGCTGGGTGTTGCAGGCTAGTTGGGCGAGTGAAAGTGATATTCGCGTCGAGCCTTACGGCGAACTGTACATAGGTACTGTCCATGTGAAAATTTCCGGCAAAGGTCGTCATGAGGTGCTGATCCGGGTGGCGGATCAGCAGTTGTTCAGCGTTGATCCTGGCAAACGCCGATTGGACATTCTCCAGCAGACAGCGCCTGAAGGACTCGATGAACAGGCATTGCTGGCGCACTACAAAGGCCTCGCGCAGGAGCATCGACTGGTATTGCCGTACACGCAGATCCATCGTTATCTGATTCCGTTCGAGGCGCCGGACAAGCCCCGTTACACCAATGCCTGGTATGACTGCGCTGAAGATCGTTTCCTGTATATCCGCAACGAAACCGTCCTTGAAGCCGATGAGGCACAGCTGTCGATGGTGGTTGAGGGTTTTGCCTATTTCTACCAACCGGAGGGCTACCAGATCTGGCAGGTCGATGCCGCCACAGGCTTGCTCAAGAATCGTTATCGCTTACTGCTAGAGGAGGGCAAAGGCTCCATTCGCAGCCTCGAAGCGGATGCTCATGGTGTGATTCATGTCGTGCAGGAGTACGTCGCGGGCAATCAGGCCGCCAGGCAGTACCGTTACCTGATTCATGAAGGGCGA includes these proteins:
- a CDS encoding TcdA/TcdB pore-forming domain-containing protein translates to MDDIERRNKDGYVDFVSLFKLADLERGLSSHKDSPHYEELLRYYFACVGLLESPRLLEPLGLFKHTLTLLLGNNRVKRNLDSQTPGNADDTAMPLSQIHDEVERYESRLRFSVEQMNTVATEVPKVLHFVWLGGGLGAIQRDYLNLWKQVLAEHGYTLNLWYDSDALLAYQTNKLIVEAAKAHALMQVADKSISEDELATLYEERAIVLKQQMYAHINAAVANGESADEARMDLLTRAYGQDAAQLQALKESNHRSVQDMNGFQLRDLDAAEVPLQLQGIYEQEMRLRGNLAAASDVVRVEVLFGEGGIYADVDNLPPLSRTLGGVDLHGLGSDAHLGILQLLLNDNPEWMPGRRASSSYIETIPPEHLPALEAFVKSRPGLSEVFQPPADRLARPFMLRAASEGSSITNAFLMAHPRSTILQTVLERFRFNYEVIEASNRLAARRGIALSDVDAMAPLVQEVVEGTYGPLIELSMEEEIFAGFLIDAIATYFRDGIRLQSEGTIYLTGPGAVRDGMADYARAHFTPSVAETVRKEAAIARYASVNRATEEELDHSWKDNETDPDKWVGNEQKRWQEGQYKTRYSGDIGQLLKGPTIEFEQGWPVIEERPVLLTHVLERLVEGLGEPFMAAMSRGHTGAIRFEVPLPLSFDDRQAIRNQPLESQAPAFLSQGQNRNLGVDEVLSDIANGSRHFVETTPLQRLALGVLLGMDSLHNQRFVEFTGELDNLANSMVGQGASGRYAVIERQLYKREAPGFMVGLISDSEPAPRTAGSALELKKAALTQAQTTGQWGRHVAQIQQVATLEHRMQIVEKVGQILDEIEASSIKLVPQDLLLRSGGEAVGGRCYPLALVMSAALLQDDVASRQLRERFYLSAIDPDQADSATFLQSLEELRDVQLNDVGAPLDRADLDQVTAALEQHEGSRTLMLNSDNHSMLVAKTVEGDHTTYHFYDPNFALFEFEQPAMFKRALEYFFLKQGMARHYAAYGSQARPEFDLIDLHGEKVSVLRLSAGFAVEQLLKSEPLPGAPLRPVRQRLNSARGQSLVDNWHLGSSLLELDSHWWGQQIAHASVGLQDLHASVTPLVPLFETLEITPEGKYRLSLINPSDPEHEVQVISGDHRLLRIKNWLSEQFSTLARKPVETGGVVDPTEVGSVHTLNAGFAIQALMNALRGREGEGRTLTTAVRLHAYVNYAQLAHGTVVDVVGLVQLVRTALREEKIIARTCAPVVGEALGHAAGEGVGAVLGLANVGFDIYQLSTAQNEVEKAQFGTQLTFDTASLALTAGGIGAGLAGASTAAAVLGGAGVILGGLAIGVAALAQGFASILRDAEEVGKFFDDMDRGYRSHGYRFDHTVGAWVVRPSLIVQRIDLGAGKLLLDSPKLFPLHDHFGVPGFDVDYTRAINIRQELNLPGQKEFAPPTGQTIVLPCTPQTFYGYEYKALPFAFAFHDPGFDTARRLEKKQADGRWLFLFTFYSFPSHYILHRLNPVYRETVIEVQLDGVDRSLVVPVLPDAWHDKLSYELTGAGGSCSLMLNPGASISLVSPSLKQCRWVLQASWASESDIRVEPYGELYIGTVHVKISGKGRHEVLIRVADQQLFSVDPGKRRLDILQQTAPEGLDEQALLAHYKGLAQEHRLVLPYTQIHRYLIPFEAPDKPRYTNAWYDCAEDRFLYIRNETVLEADEAQLSMVVEGFAYFYQPEGYQIWQVDAATGLLKNRYRLLLEEGKGSIRSLEADAHGVIHVVQEYVAGNQAARQYRYLIHEGRLLLSAVTHDMARELQALVFASETLADWSSVFGKYVSLNPVPERDGFTTVDWQPAPYVSICWKFDPDRRDMAWVRSRDQLLIHPLPRPQHTRGWADSIKHLNDLLLLPMADDSDIFFIYDRLAQTLCRLQRTMTEGKGQWAHQWVQPAGLKQVVAVESGYVALDEDGLFFNLSAQGEVQLGGLSEQWLKGRAQWWQALEPIAERYPGNNIAIVGLRNFADNGNVCAWYVNNRLVLCDPGLDKEIRLLGVTPDNQAVWLFDLSSGEIWSQMFIDPQQLDQAFGTGSRLLLNDRLPAHQQRWADWRFADVTIEGAGLRGTTVDGVLLELRHQEVEIITGVSHDWASAHGDHLIEDLQALLETEEHGEFVSVESEPDSLQWYAVQSARLIRITGKDLPADYALLGTQGQVNVLLHEAREGRVRVYPDRRSIGPFDYVQRNAEVLVVEGEKTLGDLLPLIPDDVNTLILRLGQGAVTCHLTKAVWLRLDSVIVDCRHALGEVPAIPGKLIWAFDEPQRLQFEIVQEHLVIVDPDSEHSLIFRDVCSADPALRGDVFLAFEKLQSHPVSMFVARLRDRKGKAGSATLQELLAEPAVAG